From a single Fusobacterium pseudoperiodonticum genomic region:
- the leuD gene encoding 3-isopropylmalate dehydratase small subunit, with the protein MKPFIKFEGTIVPIMNDNIDTDQLIPKQYLKSTEKTGFGKYLFDEWRYNEDGSDNLDFNLNKSEYKKGTILITGDNFGCGSSREHAAWALQDYGFHVIVAGGYSGIFYMNWLNNGHLPITLSKEERLELSKLPGDAVITVDLENNKLSANGKDYFFNLEESWKERLLKGLDSIGLTLQYEDKIKEYENKNC; encoded by the coding sequence ATGAAACCTTTTATAAAATTTGAAGGAACTATTGTTCCTATAATGAATGATAATATTGACACTGACCAATTAATTCCTAAACAATATCTAAAAAGTACTGAAAAAACAGGTTTTGGAAAGTATCTTTTTGATGAGTGGAGATATAACGAGGATGGAAGTGATAATCTTGACTTCAATCTGAATAAGAGTGAATATAAAAAAGGAACTATTTTAATCACAGGAGATAACTTTGGTTGTGGTTCTTCAAGAGAGCATGCTGCTTGGGCATTGCAAGACTATGGTTTTCATGTCATTGTAGCAGGAGGATATTCAGGAATATTCTATATGAACTGGCTTAACAACGGACATCTTCCAATAACTTTATCTAAGGAAGAAAGACTTGAGCTTTCTAAGCTTCCTGGAGACGCAGTAATTACTGTTGACCTAGAGAATAATAAACTTAGTGCTAATGGAAAAGATTACTTTTTCAACTTAGAGGAATCTTGGAAAGAAAGACTGTTAAAAGGTTTAGATTCTATTGGTTTAACTCTTCAATATGAAGATAAAATCAAAGAATACGAAAATAAAAATTGTTAA
- the leuC gene encoding 3-isopropylmalate dehydratase large subunit, protein MKTLFDKVWEKHVITGNEGEAQLLYIDLHLIHEVTSPQAFSGLRIAGRSVRRPDLTFGTMDHNTPTIMADRYNITDETSKAQLDALKRNCEEFGVELADMFNERNGIVHMVGPELGLTLPGKTVVCGDSHTATHGAFGAIAFGIGTSEVEHVLATQTLWQKKPKTMGIEITGKLQKGVYAKDIILHLIKTYGIGLGNGYAFEFFGDTIKSLSMEERMTICNMAIEAGGKSGIIAPDEITFEYIKGREFSPKDEELEKKIKEWKELYTDDVSAFDEYIKLDVSNLVPQVTWGTNPEMGMNITDTFPEIKDLNYEKAYNYMDLKPGDSPKNINLKHVFIGSCTNGRLSDLEVVAKIVKGKKVHPNIKAVIVPGSQMVKKQAEKKGFAKIFLDAGFEWREAGCSTCLGMNPDLIPSGEHCASTSNRNFEGRQGKGARTHLVSPAMAAAAAIHGHFIDVRELEEVQN, encoded by the coding sequence ATGAAAACTTTATTCGACAAAGTATGGGAAAAGCATGTTATTACTGGAAATGAAGGAGAAGCACAACTTCTGTATATAGATTTACATCTGATCCATGAAGTAACTTCACCACAAGCTTTTTCAGGACTTAGAATAGCTGGGCGTAGTGTTAGAAGACCTGACTTAACTTTTGGAACTATGGATCATAATACTCCGACTATTATGGCCGACAGATATAATATTACAGATGAAACTTCAAAAGCACAACTTGATGCTTTAAAAAGAAATTGTGAAGAATTTGGAGTTGAACTTGCTGATATGTTCAATGAAAGAAATGGAATTGTTCATATGGTAGGACCAGAATTAGGGCTTACTCTACCTGGAAAAACTGTTGTATGCGGAGATAGTCACACTGCAACCCATGGAGCTTTTGGAGCTATAGCTTTTGGAATAGGTACAAGTGAAGTTGAACATGTTTTAGCTACTCAAACTCTATGGCAAAAGAAGCCTAAGACTATGGGAATTGAAATCACGGGAAAATTACAAAAAGGCGTTTATGCTAAAGATATAATCTTACATTTAATAAAAACTTATGGAATTGGTTTAGGTAATGGTTATGCTTTTGAATTTTTTGGAGATACTATAAAAAGTTTATCTATGGAAGAAAGAATGACTATTTGTAATATGGCTATTGAAGCTGGAGGAAAGTCTGGTATCATTGCCCCTGATGAAATAACTTTTGAGTATATAAAAGGAAGAGAATTCTCTCCTAAAGATGAAGAATTAGAAAAGAAAATTAAAGAATGGAAAGAACTTTATACAGATGATGTATCAGCTTTTGATGAATATATAAAGTTAGATGTTTCAAATCTTGTTCCACAAGTTACTTGGGGAACAAACCCTGAAATGGGAATGAATATCACTGATACCTTCCCTGAAATAAAAGACTTAAACTATGAAAAAGCATATAACTACATGGATTTAAAACCTGGAGATTCTCCTAAAAATATTAATTTAAAGCATGTTTTCATCGGTTCTTGTACTAATGGAAGATTGAGTGACTTAGAAGTTGTGGCTAAGATTGTTAAAGGTAAGAAAGTTCACCCTAATATCAAAGCCGTTATAGTTCCAGGTTCTCAAATGGTTAAGAAACAAGCTGAAAAAAAAGGTTTTGCTAAAATATTTTTAGATGCAGGTTTTGAATGGAGAGAAGCAGGTTGTTCAACTTGCTTAGGAATGAACCCTGACTTAATACCAAGTGGAGAACATTGTGCCTCAACATCTAATAGAAACTTTGAAGGTAGACAAGGAAAAGGAGCTAGAACTCATCTTGTGAGTCCTGCTATGGCTGCAGCTGCTGCTATCCATGGACACTTTATTGATGTTAGAGAATTAGAGGAGGTACAAAACTAA
- a CDS encoding 2-isopropylmalate synthase, whose protein sequence is MKCIKIFDTTLRDGEQTPRVNLNAKEKLRIAKQLEALGVDIIEAGFAAASPGDFEAIELIAQNIKNSTVTSLARAVKSDIEMAAKAIKKANKARIHTFIATSPIHREFKLKMSKEEILKTVDEMVRYARTFTNDIEFSAEDAMRTEKEYLVEVYETAIKAGATTINIPDTVGYRTPQEMYDTVKYLKENIKGIENIDISVHCHNDLGLAVANSIAAVQAGATQIECTINGIGERAGNTSLEEVVMLFKTRRDLFADFTTNIDTKQIYPTSKLVSLLTGVTTQPNKAIVGANAFSHESGIHQHGVLANPETYEIIKPEVVGRNVDSLVLGKLSGKHAFVDKLNSLGFSGFDDKKIEELFADFKNLADKKKYVLDEDIISLISGDAAEVKGRFSLEHFEIIRTDIKAKAEIIMYVDGEKDVSSSYGSGPVDAAYKAINRLLNDNFVLEEYKLESITGDTDAQAQVVVIIEKDNKRHIGRAQSTDIVESSIKAYINALNRLYKED, encoded by the coding sequence ATGAAATGTATAAAAATATTTGACACGACATTAAGAGATGGTGAGCAAACACCAAGAGTCAATCTTAATGCTAAAGAAAAACTAAGAATAGCCAAACAATTGGAAGCTTTAGGAGTAGATATAATAGAAGCTGGTTTTGCAGCTGCCTCTCCTGGAGATTTTGAAGCCATAGAACTGATAGCACAAAACATTAAAAATTCTACTGTTACAAGCTTGGCAAGAGCAGTAAAAAGTGATATAGAAATGGCTGCAAAGGCTATAAAAAAAGCTAATAAAGCTAGAATACACACTTTCATTGCAACTTCACCTATACATAGAGAATTCAAATTAAAAATGTCTAAGGAAGAAATTTTAAAGACAGTTGATGAAATGGTAAGATATGCAAGAACTTTCACAAATGACATAGAATTCTCAGCTGAAGATGCAATGAGAACAGAAAAAGAATATCTTGTTGAAGTCTATGAAACTGCCATAAAAGCTGGAGCTACTACTATAAATATCCCAGATACAGTTGGATATAGAACTCCACAAGAAATGTATGACACTGTAAAATATTTAAAAGAAAATATAAAAGGTATAGAAAATATAGATATTTCAGTACATTGTCATAATGACTTAGGACTTGCAGTTGCTAACTCAATAGCTGCTGTTCAAGCTGGGGCTACTCAAATAGAATGTACTATCAATGGAATAGGGGAAAGAGCAGGAAACACTTCTCTTGAAGAGGTTGTTATGCTTTTTAAAACTAGAAGAGATTTATTTGCAGACTTTACAACAAATATAGACACAAAACAAATTTATCCTACAAGTAAATTAGTTAGCTTATTAACAGGAGTTACAACTCAACCTAATAAGGCTATAGTGGGAGCAAATGCTTTCTCTCATGAATCAGGTATACATCAACATGGAGTACTTGCTAATCCAGAAACTTATGAAATTATTAAACCTGAAGTTGTTGGAAGAAATGTTGATAGCCTTGTGCTTGGAAAATTATCAGGTAAACATGCCTTTGTAGATAAATTAAATAGCTTAGGTTTCAGTGGTTTTGACGATAAAAAAATAGAGGAACTTTTTGCTGATTTCAAAAACTTAGCAGATAAAAAGAAATATGTTTTAGATGAAGATATCATTTCATTAATCAGTGGAGATGCTGCTGAAGTAAAAGGAAGATTCTCTCTTGAACACTTTGAAATAATAAGAACTGATATTAAGGCTAAGGCTGAAATTATTATGTATGTAGATGGAGAAAAAGATGTCTCTTCTTCATATGGTAGTGGACCTGTAGATGCTGCATACAAAGCTATTAATAGACTTTTAAATGACAATTTTGTTTTAGAAGAATATAAACTTGAATCAATAACAGGTGATACTGATGCACAGGCACAAGTTGTTGTTATCATAGAAAAGGATAATAAAAGACATATTGGTAGGGCACAAAGTACTGACATAGTTGAATCTAGTATAAAAGCCTATATCAATGCATTAAATAGACTATATAAAGAAGATTAA
- the ilvN gene encoding acetolactate synthase small subunit, translating into MLNKEHQILIIAKNTNGIVARIMSLFNRRGYFVKKMSAGVTNKEGHARLTLTVDGDKESLDQIQKQVYKIIDVVKVKIFPEKDVIRRELMLLKVKADEETRSQIVQIANIYRGNILDVSPKSLVIELTGDIEKLRGFVGMMNNYGILEMAKTGIVAMSRGEKM; encoded by the coding sequence ATGCTGAATAAAGAACATCAAATTTTAATAATTGCTAAAAATACCAATGGAATTGTTGCAAGAATTATGTCTCTTTTTAATAGAAGAGGATATTTTGTAAAAAAGATGTCTGCTGGTGTAACAAATAAAGAGGGTCATGCAAGATTAACTCTCACAGTTGATGGTGATAAAGAATCTTTAGATCAAATTCAAAAACAAGTCTATAAGATTATAGATGTTGTTAAGGTTAAGATATTTCCAGAAAAAGATGTTATCAGAAGAGAACTTATGCTTTTAAAAGTTAAAGCTGATGAAGAAACTAGATCTCAAATCGTTCAAATTGCCAATATCTATCGTGGAAACATTCTTGATGTTTCTCCAAAATCACTTGTAATTGAACTTACTGGTGATATAGAAAAACTGAGAGGTTTTGTTGGTATGATGAACAATTATGGAATTTTAGAAATGGCTAAGACAGGTATAGTTGCAATGAGCCGTGGGGAAAAAATGTAA
- the ilvB gene encoding biosynthetic-type acetolactate synthase large subunit, with protein sequence MANEMIKGARILLECLSRLGIKEIFGYPGGAVIPIYDELYSFKDIKHYFARHEQGAVHEADGYARSTGKVGVCLATSGPGATNLVTGIMTAHMDSIPLLAITGQVTSTLLGKDAFQESDIVGITVPITKNNYLVQDIRELPRILKEAYYIASTGRPGPVLVDIPRDIQLEEIPYDEFKKLYEQEFELEGYNPVYEGHKGQIKTAIKMIKDSKKPLIIAGAGILKGHAYDELKEFVDKTNIPVAMTLLGLGSFPGDHELALGMIGMHGTTYANYAANEADLVIAAGMRFDDRVTGNPLKFLPNANIIHIDIDPAEIGKNKLIDVPIVGDVKNVLAELNRKIPKLSHTKWLDEVAKLKKKYSLTFRKTEDDVLIPQEILFEINKLTKGEVIVATDVGQHQMWSAQFIKFNNPYSILTSGGAGTMGFGLPAAIGAQVANPDKKVLAIVGDGGFQMTFQELMMVKEYNLPVKIFIINNSYLGMVRQWQELFNDRRYSSVDLSYNPDFIKIGEAYGIKSIQLKTKKDLKKHLKKILESDEAVLVECIVEKEENVYPMIPAGKDVSCIVGKRGVLDAE encoded by the coding sequence ATGGCAAATGAGATGATAAAAGGAGCTAGAATCTTACTTGAATGTTTATCAAGATTAGGTATAAAGGAAATCTTTGGTTATCCTGGTGGGGCTGTTATACCTATCTATGATGAACTATATTCTTTTAAAGATATCAAACACTATTTCGCAAGACATGAACAAGGAGCTGTTCATGAAGCAGATGGATATGCAAGATCTACAGGTAAAGTAGGAGTATGTCTTGCAACTTCAGGACCAGGAGCAACAAACTTAGTAACAGGAATTATGACTGCTCATATGGATTCTATTCCTTTACTTGCTATAACAGGTCAAGTTACAAGTACTTTATTAGGAAAAGATGCCTTCCAAGAATCAGATATAGTTGGTATCACTGTACCTATAACAAAAAATAACTATTTGGTACAAGATATCAGAGAACTTCCTAGAATTTTAAAAGAAGCTTACTATATTGCAAGTACAGGAAGACCTGGACCTGTCCTTGTAGATATACCTAGGGATATACAGTTAGAAGAAATTCCTTATGATGAATTCAAAAAACTATATGAACAAGAATTTGAACTTGAAGGATATAATCCTGTATATGAAGGACATAAGGGACAAATTAAAACTGCCATAAAAATGATAAAAGATTCTAAAAAACCTTTAATAATTGCAGGAGCAGGAATTTTAAAAGGACATGCTTATGATGAACTAAAAGAATTTGTTGATAAGACAAATATCCCTGTAGCAATGACACTATTGGGGCTTGGTTCTTTCCCTGGAGATCATGAATTAGCTCTTGGGATGATAGGTATGCATGGTACAACTTATGCTAACTATGCTGCAAATGAGGCAGATTTAGTTATTGCTGCAGGTATGAGATTTGATGATAGAGTTACAGGAAATCCCCTAAAATTTCTACCTAATGCAAATATTATTCATATAGATATAGATCCAGCTGAAATTGGAAAAAACAAACTTATAGATGTTCCTATAGTTGGAGATGTAAAGAATGTTTTAGCTGAATTAAATCGTAAAATTCCTAAACTTTCTCATACTAAATGGCTAGATGAAGTTGCAAAATTAAAGAAAAAATACTCTTTAACTTTTAGAAAGACTGAAGATGATGTTTTAATTCCTCAAGAAATATTATTTGAGATAAATAAACTTACTAAGGGTGAAGTTATAGTTGCAACAGATGTTGGACAACATCAAATGTGGTCAGCACAATTTATAAAATTTAATAATCCTTATTCAATATTAACATCAGGTGGAGCAGGTACTATGGGATTTGGACTTCCTGCTGCAATAGGGGCTCAAGTTGCTAACCCTGATAAGAAAGTTCTTGCTATCGTTGGAGATGGTGGTTTCCAAATGACTTTCCAAGAATTAATGATGGTTAAAGAATATAATCTTCCTGTTAAGATTTTCATAATAAATAACTCTTATTTAGGAATGGTTAGACAGTGGCAAGAATTATTCAATGATAGAAGATATTCTTCTGTTGACTTAAGTTATAACCCTGATTTTATAAAAATAGGTGAAGCCTATGGGATTAAATCTATACAATTAAAAACTAAAAAAGATTTAAAGAAACATCTAAAGAAAATTTTAGAATCTGATGAAGCTGTTTTAGTTGAATGTATAGTTGAAAAAGAAGAAAATGTTTATCCTATGATACCAGCAGGTAAAGATGTAAGCTGTATAGTTGGGAAAAGAGGTGTTTTAGATGCTGAATAA
- the ilvA gene encoding threonine ammonia-lyase yields the protein MHKLYDFIEARERLTTVVVKTKLIHSPVFSEESGNEIYLKPENLQKTGSFKIRGAYNKIAKLTEEEKKKGVIASSAGNHAQGVAYAAKRLGIKAVIVMPKHTPLIKVEATRKYGAEVVLHGEVYDDAYKKALELQKENGYVFVHPFNDEDVIEGQGTIALEILDELPDADIILVPLGGGGLVSGIASAAKLKNPQVKVIGVEPEGAASAIAALEKGKVVELAEANTIADGTAVKRIGEKNFEYIKKYVDDIVTVSDYELMEAFLLLVEKHKLVAENSGILPVAAAKKLNIKGKKIVAVLSGGNIDVLTISSMINKGLIMRGRIFTFSVQLADKPGQLLKVSEILAKQNANVIKLEHNQFKNLSRFKDVELQVTVETNGEEHISKIAEAFKKEGYDIVRENTPM from the coding sequence ATGCACAAACTTTATGATTTTATAGAAGCAAGAGAAAGATTAACAACAGTTGTGGTCAAAACTAAATTGATACATAGCCCTGTATTTTCTGAAGAATCAGGGAATGAAATATATTTAAAACCAGAAAACTTACAAAAGACTGGTTCATTCAAGATAAGGGGAGCATACAACAAGATTGCTAAACTTACAGAAGAAGAAAAGAAAAAGGGAGTTATAGCTTCATCAGCTGGTAACCATGCTCAAGGAGTTGCTTATGCAGCTAAAAGATTAGGAATCAAGGCTGTTATAGTTATGCCTAAACATACTCCTTTAATAAAAGTTGAAGCAACTAGAAAATATGGAGCAGAAGTTGTACTTCATGGAGAAGTTTATGATGATGCCTATAAAAAGGCTTTAGAACTTCAAAAAGAAAATGGCTATGTATTTGTACACCCTTTCAATGATGAAGATGTTATAGAAGGACAAGGAACTATTGCTCTTGAAATATTAGATGAATTACCTGATGCAGATATCATACTTGTTCCACTTGGTGGAGGAGGTTTAGTTTCTGGTATAGCTTCTGCAGCTAAACTTAAAAATCCTCAAGTAAAAGTTATAGGAGTTGAGCCTGAAGGTGCTGCCTCTGCAATAGCTGCTCTTGAAAAAGGAAAGGTTGTAGAACTAGCTGAAGCTAATACTATAGCTGATGGTACTGCTGTTAAGAGAATAGGTGAAAAGAACTTTGAATATATCAAAAAATATGTTGATGACATAGTTACTGTTTCAGATTATGAGCTGATGGAAGCCTTCTTGTTATTGGTTGAAAAACATAAATTAGTGGCTGAAAACTCAGGTATCTTACCAGTGGCAGCAGCTAAAAAATTAAATATAAAAGGTAAAAAGATAGTTGCAGTTCTAAGTGGAGGAAATATAGATGTTTTAACTATTTCTTCCATGATAAATAAAGGACTTATTATGAGAGGTAGAATATTTACTTTCTCTGTTCAATTAGCTGATAAACCAGGACAACTTTTAAAAGTTTCTGAAATTTTAGCAAAACAAAATGCAAATGTTATTAAGTTGGAACATAATCAATTTAAAAATCTATCAAGATTTAAAGATGTGGAATTACAAGTTACAGTTGAAACAAATGGTGAAGAACATATCTCTAAGATTGCTGAAGCCTTCAAGAAAGAAGGTTATGACATAGTTAGAGAAAATACACCGATGTAA
- the ilvD gene encoding dihydroxy-acid dehydratase, giving the protein MSRSNNLTEGAARAPHRSLLKGLGFVAEEMDRPIIGIANSFNEIIPGHVHLQTLVQAVKDGIRNAGGVPMEFNTIGICDGLAMNHLGMKYSLVTRQLIADSVEAVAMATPFDAIVFIPNCDKVVPGMLMAAARLNIPSIFISGGAMLAGVYKGKKVGLSNVFEAVGQYEAGLITRKELNTVEDLACPTCGSCAGMYTANTMNCLTEALGMGLPGNGTVPAVFSERLRLAKKAGMQILEILKADLRPSDIMTKKAFENAVAVDMALGGSSNTALHLPAIAHEAGVDLTLDDFNEIAKKTPQLCKLSPSGEYFIEDLYRAGGVTGVMKRLYENGRLNADEKTVALRTQGELAKDAYINDDDVIKPWDKPAYTTGGIAVLKGNLAEDGCVVKEGAVDKEMLVHSGPAKVFNSEEDAIKAMRERKIVAGDVVVIRYEGPKGGPGMREMLAPTATIAGMGLGKDVALITDGRFSGATRGASIGHVSPEAAAGGTIAIVQDGDIIEIDIPNRKINVKLSDEEIARRKAELKPYEPNVKGYLKRYAAHVSSAAAGAIYVE; this is encoded by the coding sequence ATGTCAAGAAGTAATAATCTAACTGAGGGAGCAGCAAGAGCACCTCATCGTTCGTTGTTAAAAGGTCTGGGATTTGTAGCTGAAGAAATGGATAGACCTATAATTGGAATTGCCAACTCATTCAATGAGATAATTCCAGGACATGTCCATCTACAAACATTAGTACAAGCTGTTAAAGATGGAATTAGAAATGCTGGTGGAGTTCCTATGGAATTTAATACTATAGGAATTTGTGATGGACTTGCAATGAATCACTTAGGTATGAAGTATTCATTGGTAACAAGACAATTGATTGCAGATTCTGTTGAAGCAGTTGCAATGGCAACTCCATTTGATGCAATAGTATTTATCCCTAACTGTGATAAAGTTGTCCCTGGAATGTTAATGGCAGCAGCAAGATTAAATATACCTTCTATCTTTATAAGTGGAGGAGCTATGCTTGCAGGAGTATACAAAGGTAAAAAAGTTGGGTTAAGTAATGTTTTTGAAGCAGTTGGACAATATGAAGCAGGACTTATAACAAGAAAAGAATTAAATACAGTTGAAGATTTAGCTTGTCCTACTTGTGGATCTTGTGCAGGAATGTACACAGCTAACACTATGAACTGTTTAACTGAAGCTTTAGGTATGGGGCTTCCTGGAAATGGAACTGTACCAGCTGTATTTTCTGAAAGATTAAGACTTGCTAAAAAAGCAGGTATGCAAATATTAGAAATTTTAAAAGCTGATTTAAGACCTAGTGATATTATGACTAAAAAAGCTTTTGAAAATGCAGTTGCTGTTGATATGGCTTTAGGAGGATCATCAAATACTGCTCTACACTTACCAGCTATAGCTCATGAAGCAGGAGTAGATTTAACTTTAGATGACTTCAATGAAATCGCTAAAAAGACTCCTCAATTATGTAAATTATCTCCTTCAGGTGAATACTTTATAGAAGATCTATATAGAGCAGGTGGAGTTACAGGAGTTATGAAAAGACTTTATGAAAATGGAAGATTGAATGCTGATGAAAAAACAGTTGCTCTAAGAACTCAAGGTGAACTTGCAAAAGATGCCTATATTAATGATGATGATGTTATAAAACCTTGGGATAAACCAGCTTATACAACAGGAGGAATTGCAGTTCTAAAAGGAAACCTTGCAGAAGATGGTTGTGTTGTAAAAGAAGGAGCTGTTGATAAAGAAATGCTTGTTCACTCAGGACCTGCGAAAGTATTTAACAGTGAAGAAGATGCTATAAAGGCTATGAGAGAGAGAAAAATAGTTGCAGGAGATGTTGTTGTAATAAGATATGAAGGACCTAAAGGTGGACCTGGAATGAGAGAAATGCTTGCACCTACTGCTACAATTGCTGGAATGGGATTAGGAAAAGATGTAGCTCTTATAACTGATGGAAGATTTTCAGGTGCTACAAGAGGAGCTTCAATAGGACATGTTTCTCCAGAAGCTGCTGCAGGAGGAACTATTGCAATAGTACAAGATGGAGATATTATCGAAATAGATATTCCAAATAGAAAAATAAATGTAAAACTTTCTGATGAAGAAATTGCAAGAAGAAAAGCGGAATTAAAACCTTATGAACCAAATGTTAAAGGTTACTTAAAAAGATATGCAGCTCATGTTTCATCAGCTGCTGCAGGAGCTATATACGTAGAATAA
- the ahpC gene encoding alkyl hydroperoxide reductase subunit C has protein sequence MSLIGKKVPEFKAQAFKKGEKDFITVTDKDLLGKWSVFVFYPADFTFVCPTELEDLQDNYAAFQKEGAEVYSVSCDTAFVHKAWADHSERISKVTYPMIADPTGFLARAFEVMIEEEGLALRGSFVINPEGKIVAYEVHDNGIGREAKELLRKLQGAKFVAEHGEVCPAKWQPGSETLKPSLDLIGEL, from the coding sequence ATGTCATTAATAGGAAAAAAAGTACCTGAATTCAAAGCACAAGCTTTCAAAAAAGGAGAAAAAGATTTTATAACAGTAACAGATAAAGATTTATTAGGAAAATGGTCAGTATTCGTTTTCTATCCAGCAGACTTTACATTCGTATGTCCAACTGAATTAGAAGACTTACAAGATAACTATGCAGCATTCCAAAAAGAAGGAGCAGAAGTTTACTCAGTTTCTTGTGATACAGCATTCGTTCACAAAGCATGGGCAGACCACTCAGAAAGAATTTCTAAAGTAACTTACCCAATGATCGCAGATCCTACTGGATTCTTAGCAAGAGCATTTGAAGTTATGATAGAAGAAGAAGGATTAGCATTAAGAGGAAGTTTCGTAATCAATCCTGAAGGAAAAATCGTTGCTTACGAAGTACATGACAATGGAATCGGAAGAGAAGCTAAAGAATTATTAAGAAAACTTCAAGGAGCAAAATTTGTTGCTGAACACGGAGAAGTATGTCCAGCTAAATGGCAACCTGGAAGCGAAACTTTAAAACCAAGCTTAGATTTAATCGGAGAATTATAA